The Algoriphagus sanaruensis genome window below encodes:
- a CDS encoding DUF302 domain-containing protein, with translation MNYYQSKIVIAPDILSLRHQVEAALKEVGFGILTEIDILATMKKKLDKDYPPFLILGACNPVFADKVLSAEPHVSALLPCNVTIRSLGADSFEVSVMDPAAAMAVVNNPEIESLAGEVRTKLMKMLDSISE, from the coding sequence ATGAACTATTACCAATCAAAAATTGTGATCGCCCCAGATATTTTGAGCCTTCGTCATCAGGTGGAAGCTGCCCTTAAGGAGGTTGGATTCGGGATCCTTACTGAAATCGATATTTTGGCTACGATGAAAAAGAAATTGGATAAAGACTATCCTCCATTTCTGATTTTGGGTGCTTGCAATCCGGTGTTTGCGGATAAGGTCCTAAGTGCAGAACCCCATGTAAGTGCACTTTTGCCTTGTAATGTAACGATTCGAAGTCTAGGAGCTGATTCTTTTGAAGTTTCAGTGATGGATCCAGCTGCTGCGATGGCTGTAGTTAATAATCCTGAAATCGAATCTTTGGCAGGAGAGGTGAGAACAAAGCTGATGAAAATGCTGGATTCAATTTCCGAATGA
- a CDS encoding glycoside hydrolase family 3 protein yields the protein MRIKSIATLICFVALYSCSQKVEIQQPELGFRSVPILEIDQLKFKDLNKNNTLDSYEDWRLPVEDRINDLISQMTLEEKVGFMLISTTRLDGDFSFQPGAPKAEVTSGFNEEDLIQQINMFTREPLSYPLMFASGTTKGVRERNLRHFILRVNTSAEIMAEWSNNLQALCEDTRLGIPAIVASNPRNHITMDAAIGLSQGTTVFSKWPGELGLSAMQDLGMVRKFADIARQEWASVGIRKGYQYMADLATEPRWQRNEGTFGEDADWAAAVIREVVLGFQGEKLGASSVALTTKHFPGGGPQVDGQDPHFAFGQDQHYPGGMFEYHLKPFQAAIDAGTSAIMPYYAKPIGTEFEEVAFAYNKRIIKDLLRDKMGFQGIINSDTGPIEMQPWGMEQYTIEERYGKAIDAGVDLFSGTGDPTQLLTAVKMGYVTEERINESIFRLLKEKFDLGLFENPYVDPEKASQLVGNPEFQAAGDLAMRKSIVLLKNDQNLLPIASKTKVYFETYFEGSPDQTPQTAFTTNSVNWDFELVQNKEEADLIVLWLNPHFNSLFSSDGSKIDIRLSNNKIDVGYVNTTLQSKPTITVINFTNPWVISEIDNPNLHTLLATFGTTPEAILDVLSGKIKPSGKLPFTIPANVEQVENNLSDVPGSKEKEGYALFNYGHGLSY from the coding sequence ATGAGAATTAAATCTATTGCGACCCTAATTTGCTTTGTAGCACTCTACTCCTGCAGCCAAAAAGTGGAAATCCAGCAACCAGAGTTGGGCTTTCGATCTGTCCCAATCTTGGAAATCGATCAACTCAAGTTTAAAGATTTAAACAAAAACAATACTTTGGACTCATATGAGGACTGGAGGTTGCCGGTTGAGGATCGAATCAACGATTTGATTTCTCAAATGACTTTGGAGGAGAAAGTTGGATTTATGCTAATCAGTACCACCCGATTGGATGGAGATTTTTCCTTTCAACCAGGAGCACCTAAAGCAGAAGTCACTTCGGGATTTAATGAGGAGGATTTGATCCAACAGATCAATATGTTCACTCGAGAGCCTCTTTCCTATCCCTTGATGTTTGCCTCAGGTACAACCAAAGGTGTACGCGAGCGAAATCTCCGCCATTTTATCCTTCGAGTAAATACCAGTGCGGAAATCATGGCCGAATGGAGCAATAATCTACAAGCACTTTGCGAAGACACTCGTTTGGGAATTCCCGCAATTGTGGCCTCTAATCCAAGGAACCATATTACCATGGATGCCGCAATCGGCTTAAGCCAAGGTACCACCGTGTTTTCCAAATGGCCTGGAGAATTGGGACTTTCTGCGATGCAGGATTTAGGAATGGTTCGAAAATTTGCAGATATCGCTAGACAAGAATGGGCTTCTGTAGGAATTCGAAAGGGCTATCAGTACATGGCAGATTTAGCCACCGAACCAAGATGGCAACGAAATGAAGGTACTTTCGGAGAGGATGCCGATTGGGCAGCGGCTGTTATTCGAGAAGTGGTTCTTGGATTTCAAGGTGAGAAACTTGGTGCTAGTTCAGTCGCATTGACCACAAAACACTTTCCTGGAGGTGGACCACAAGTAGATGGTCAAGACCCTCATTTCGCATTTGGCCAAGATCAGCATTATCCTGGAGGGATGTTTGAATACCATCTGAAGCCTTTCCAAGCGGCAATTGATGCTGGAACTTCAGCCATCATGCCCTATTATGCAAAGCCGATCGGAACCGAATTTGAAGAAGTCGCTTTCGCTTATAACAAGCGAATCATCAAGGACCTGCTTCGTGATAAAATGGGCTTCCAGGGAATTATCAATTCCGATACCGGTCCTATTGAGATGCAACCATGGGGAATGGAACAATACACCATCGAGGAGCGCTACGGAAAGGCTATTGATGCAGGAGTAGATTTGTTTTCTGGAACAGGAGATCCGACTCAACTCCTAACTGCAGTGAAAATGGGCTATGTCACCGAAGAGCGAATCAACGAGTCGATCTTCCGATTGTTAAAGGAAAAATTTGACTTAGGATTATTTGAAAACCCTTATGTTGATCCAGAAAAAGCATCACAGCTTGTCGGCAATCCAGAATTTCAAGCGGCAGGAGACCTGGCGATGAGAAAATCAATTGTTCTCCTGAAAAACGATCAAAACCTGCTTCCAATCGCGAGCAAAACCAAGGTGTATTTTGAAACTTATTTTGAAGGATCGCCTGACCAAACCCCTCAAACAGCATTTACCACAAATTCGGTTAATTGGGACTTTGAATTGGTTCAGAATAAGGAAGAAGCAGACCTAATCGTGCTTTGGCTCAACCCTCATTTCAACTCACTTTTCAGTTCCGATGGCTCGAAGATTGACATCCGACTAAGTAATAATAAAATCGATGTGGGCTATGTCAACACTACGCTCCAATCCAAGCCAACCATTACAGTAATCAACTTTACCAACCCATGGGTAATTTCAGAAATTGACAATCCAAACCTGCACACCTTACTTGCCACTTTCGGGACTACTCCCGAGGCAATCTTGGATGTACTTAGTGGAAAAATCAAACCAAGTGGAAAGCTTCCATTTACCATTCCAGCTAATGTGGAACAAGTTGAAAACAACCTTTCGGATGTGCCTGGATCCAAAGAAAAAGAAGGTTATGCCTTGTTTAACTATGGACATGGATTGAGTTATTAA
- a CDS encoding TonB-dependent receptor domain-containing protein, with protein MKINHSRFSRIIIILVLTFYTLTTLRAQEKKSIQIIDQETETSISNTHYRYGSQKGISDELGKIYLTQEPEAWLFLSHVGFGTWSLNPEQVQLALASGKILHKELIYSLQPVSVISLKMQDDKDKSVLISEQERLHHDAGAVLSLDPAVSGIRKSGNFAFDPVLRGFKYDQLNVVINGLQSANAACPNRMDPPTSQVALNRIKNVEILKGPHALRYGIGLGGTINYVQESPNFSDQSGMYGRASTLYESNGSIWRNEGRIGFQGKKYDIGFLGSYSSGSDYVDGSGNTISGNFNRGTLGLYADLQPKKEDLIQFSINRNFARDVAFPSLGMDLRTDDTWMTSLKHSHAITGKSLINWTNSAFFTQVNHLMDNLLREPRMMDMSTPAKTTTYGLRTEGEWKFGLGKLFAGGDFKQEGAEGARSRTALMGPMAGKTFYDNVWQDAQIQKTGLFTNYLFPIGSSIISASARIEINQASAKSPSEQFVLIHPENQNTQFNPGISLGMQRDLGKAFNLEIWGARVQRSGSLLERYANFLAVGLDPWELVGNPQIKPETNYELDAVLGYTGENLALELTWFGAYLTDYITSEKTDFKPLLPTSPGVRQYINIDKAIKTGVEFNLKHQIGNLSQTLGMAYTYGQDLELAAPLPEIAPLDLRYSLRGYFLERKLQTGINLRHVLPQDRVSKAFGEGKTPGFTLLDIDASYPIGKLLLLKGGVQNLLNETYYEHLSRPIGMNKTPMYAPGRNLFLMVSFKFD; from the coding sequence ATGAAAATCAATCATTCCAGGTTTTCAAGGATAATTATTATCCTTGTCCTGACCTTCTATACCCTGACGACACTAAGAGCTCAGGAAAAAAAATCAATTCAGATTATCGACCAAGAGACTGAAACCTCAATATCCAATACCCATTACAGGTATGGCAGTCAAAAAGGCATTTCAGACGAGTTGGGCAAAATTTATTTAACGCAAGAACCTGAAGCATGGCTTTTCCTTTCCCATGTAGGGTTTGGAACCTGGTCACTTAACCCAGAGCAGGTTCAACTCGCCTTAGCTTCAGGAAAAATCCTACACAAGGAGTTGATATATTCTCTCCAGCCGGTGTCTGTTATTTCCTTAAAAATGCAGGACGACAAGGACAAATCGGTATTAATTTCTGAGCAGGAGCGGCTACATCACGATGCTGGCGCTGTTCTCAGTTTAGATCCGGCTGTTTCAGGAATTCGGAAGAGTGGCAATTTTGCCTTTGATCCTGTCTTACGGGGATTTAAATACGACCAACTTAATGTAGTGATCAATGGTCTCCAATCTGCAAACGCCGCTTGCCCAAATCGAATGGACCCCCCAACCTCACAGGTTGCTCTTAATCGAATCAAAAATGTTGAAATCCTCAAAGGTCCACATGCTCTTCGCTATGGCATTGGACTCGGAGGTACAATCAATTATGTCCAAGAATCCCCAAATTTCTCGGATCAATCGGGAATGTACGGACGGGCCTCTACCCTTTATGAATCAAATGGCTCCATTTGGAGAAATGAAGGGCGAATAGGCTTTCAAGGAAAAAAATATGACATAGGATTTCTGGGGAGTTATTCCTCAGGATCAGACTATGTAGATGGAAGCGGAAACACGATCTCTGGAAATTTCAACCGAGGAACACTTGGACTTTATGCGGATTTGCAGCCCAAAAAGGAAGACTTGATTCAATTTTCAATTAACCGAAATTTTGCTCGTGATGTAGCATTTCCCTCCTTGGGAATGGATTTGCGGACAGATGACACTTGGATGACAAGCCTAAAACATAGTCATGCAATTACCGGAAAATCGCTGATCAATTGGACCAATTCAGCATTTTTCACCCAAGTCAATCACCTCATGGACAACTTGCTCCGTGAACCCCGAATGATGGATATGAGCACTCCTGCCAAGACCACCACGTATGGGTTAAGAACTGAAGGGGAATGGAAATTTGGTCTTGGAAAACTATTTGCAGGAGGTGATTTCAAGCAAGAAGGAGCAGAGGGAGCCCGAAGCCGAACCGCGCTAATGGGTCCCATGGCTGGAAAAACGTTCTATGATAATGTCTGGCAAGATGCTCAAATTCAAAAAACAGGTTTATTCACCAACTACCTGTTTCCGATAGGTTCCAGTATTATTTCGGCAAGTGCACGCATCGAAATTAACCAAGCATCCGCTAAGTCACCCAGTGAACAATTTGTCTTAATCCATCCTGAAAATCAAAACACCCAATTCAACCCTGGAATCAGTTTGGGAATGCAAAGGGATTTGGGAAAGGCATTTAATTTGGAAATTTGGGGAGCACGAGTTCAGCGAAGCGGTAGCCTATTAGAGCGATATGCAAATTTTCTCGCAGTAGGATTAGACCCTTGGGAGTTGGTTGGAAATCCTCAAATCAAGCCTGAAACCAATTATGAACTGGACGCAGTCCTTGGATATACTGGTGAGAATCTCGCCCTGGAATTGACTTGGTTTGGAGCTTACCTGACAGATTACATCACCTCAGAGAAAACGGATTTTAAACCTTTACTCCCAACCAGTCCAGGAGTTAGGCAGTACATCAATATCGACAAGGCTATTAAAACAGGGGTTGAGTTTAATCTCAAACACCAAATAGGCAACCTAAGTCAGACCTTGGGAATGGCATATACCTATGGACAAGATTTAGAACTAGCTGCCCCACTTCCAGAAATAGCCCCTTTAGACCTTCGCTATTCATTGAGAGGATATTTTTTGGAAAGAAAACTTCAAACAGGCATCAATTTGAGACATGTTTTGCCTCAAGATCGAGTTTCAAAAGCATTTGGAGAAGGGAAAACTCCAGGCTTTACCTTATTGGATATAGATGCCTCCTATCCTATCGGAAAGCTTCTACTTCTAAAGGGAGGAGTTCAAAATCTTTTGAACGAGACCTATTATGAGCACCTCTCTCGACCTATTGGAATGAATAAAACCCCGATGTATGCACCGGGGAGAAACTTATTTTTGATGGTCAGCTTTAAGTTTGACTGA
- the moaCB gene encoding bifunctional molybdenum cofactor biosynthesis protein MoaC/MoaB: protein MVDITYKSNTLRKAIAQAIVRVSLPQTIEAIRNRTVPKGDVLECARVAGLFAAKRTADMIPDCHPLPVEFTSVNYEVSDMEVTIFVEIHTIYKTGVEVEAMHAASVVALTMYDMLKPIDKGVTIEQIKLVEKRGGKSDRTPGVTKSISARIVVCSDTISAGKGEDRAGEIIREKLEKHGVQVVDKLIIPDDRDQIQSLAKESQMKGIDLIVFTGGTGLSPRDITPEALAEIIDRRIPGIEEAIRSYGQQRTPYAMLSRSLVGQIGDSVVLALPGSSSGAGESIDAIFPAFLHVFKVMEGKRHD, encoded by the coding sequence ATGGTAGATATCACATATAAATCCAATACCCTTCGAAAAGCAATTGCCCAAGCTATAGTCCGAGTAAGTCTTCCTCAAACCATCGAGGCGATCCGAAATCGTACCGTTCCTAAAGGGGATGTGTTGGAATGTGCTCGTGTGGCTGGACTCTTTGCCGCCAAACGAACTGCTGATATGATTCCAGATTGTCACCCGCTTCCTGTCGAATTCACTTCGGTAAACTATGAAGTATCGGATATGGAGGTCACCATTTTTGTAGAAATCCATACCATATATAAGACTGGTGTGGAGGTGGAAGCCATGCATGCAGCATCGGTAGTGGCTTTGACCATGTATGATATGCTCAAGCCAATCGATAAGGGTGTGACTATCGAGCAAATTAAATTAGTTGAAAAACGAGGTGGGAAATCAGATCGAACTCCAGGAGTTACAAAATCTATCTCCGCGCGGATTGTGGTTTGCTCGGATACCATTTCTGCGGGAAAAGGGGAAGATCGAGCCGGAGAAATCATTCGAGAGAAGTTGGAAAAGCACGGAGTTCAAGTGGTAGATAAATTGATCATTCCTGATGATCGAGACCAGATTCAATCCTTGGCGAAGGAATCGCAGATGAAAGGCATTGACCTAATCGTGTTTACCGGCGGAACTGGACTTTCCCCTCGGGATATTACCCCCGAAGCTTTGGCTGAAATTATAGACCGGCGAATTCCAGGAATTGAGGAGGCAATTCGATCCTATGGTCAACAGCGAACACCTTATGCCATGCTTTCCAGGTCATTGGTTGGTCAAATCGGCGACTCCGTTGTTTTAGCGCTTCCAGGATCAAGTTCAGGCGCGGGCGAATCCATCGATGCGATTTTTCCTGCATTCCTTCATGTTTTTAAAGTAATGGAAGGAAAGCGGCATGATTGA
- a CDS encoding pyridoxal phosphate-dependent decarboxylase family protein → MKFWKKWTPEERLHRVQQALKDNVDFYKDASLGYPASRLDDKVFSNDAIFLREAPVLSTFVANPNHIGCHTFGTSEFAFRGTQAIEREVLSMMAVDLFKIEEGQFDGYISPGGTEANIQAMWIYRNEFIKKHQAKLEEVVILASEDTHYSIPKAANLLMLDWEKISVDPKSREVTASAVREGVAQSLAKGKKFFIVVSNMGTTMFGSVDDPNVYIEVLKEYNLPFRLHIDGAYGGFIYPFGDFENQINFTNPNISSITIDAHKMLQAPYGTGIFVCRKGLIENVLTEEAKYVEGMDLTLCGSRSGANAVAVWVILTTYGPHKWFEKISVIKMRTNWLCRHLDDLGITYFREPEMNIVTIRSECVPAAIARKYNLVPQTHDESNQWYKIVLMDHVEIEHLKDFIQDLVEAKTLNSN, encoded by the coding sequence ATGAAATTTTGGAAGAAGTGGACTCCCGAGGAGAGACTTCATCGCGTCCAACAAGCCTTAAAAGACAACGTTGACTTTTACAAAGACGCAAGTTTAGGATATCCAGCATCGAGACTAGACGATAAAGTCTTTTCCAATGATGCTATTTTTCTTCGAGAAGCTCCAGTGCTTAGCACCTTCGTCGCTAACCCAAACCATATCGGTTGCCATACTTTTGGGACCTCGGAGTTTGCCTTTAGAGGCACACAAGCTATCGAGCGAGAAGTATTGAGTATGATGGCAGTTGATTTATTCAAGATTGAAGAGGGCCAGTTTGATGGGTATATTTCACCGGGAGGCACCGAAGCGAATATCCAAGCCATGTGGATTTATCGAAATGAATTCATCAAAAAGCATCAAGCCAAACTCGAGGAAGTTGTGATTTTGGCATCAGAGGACACTCATTATTCCATCCCGAAAGCAGCTAATCTCTTGATGTTGGACTGGGAAAAAATATCCGTAGACCCCAAAAGTAGAGAAGTTACTGCTTCGGCGGTCAGAGAAGGTGTGGCTCAGAGTTTAGCTAAGGGGAAAAAGTTTTTCATAGTCGTATCCAATATGGGGACGACGATGTTTGGTTCAGTAGATGATCCAAATGTGTATATCGAGGTTTTGAAAGAGTACAATTTGCCGTTTCGATTGCATATTGATGGGGCTTATGGTGGTTTTATCTATCCTTTTGGAGATTTTGAAAATCAGATCAATTTCACCAATCCGAATATTTCTTCGATCACCATTGATGCACACAAAATGCTACAAGCGCCATATGGAACGGGAATTTTTGTTTGTCGAAAAGGCTTGATTGAAAATGTGCTCACCGAGGAGGCCAAGTACGTGGAAGGGATGGATTTGACGCTATGTGGTAGTAGGTCAGGTGCCAATGCGGTTGCCGTTTGGGTAATTCTTACTACCTATGGTCCGCATAAGTGGTTTGAGAAAATTTCAGTCATTAAAATGAGAACCAATTGGCTCTGCAGGCATTTGGATGACTTAGGGATTACTTATTTCAGAGAGCCTGAAATGAATATCGTGACTATTCGATCCGAATGCGTTCCTGCTGCTATTGCCCGTAAATACAATCTTGTTCCCCAAACCCATGACGAGTCTAATCAATGGTATAAAATTGTCTTGATGGATCATGTCGAAATCGAGCACCTCAAAGATTTCATTCAAGATCTTGTGGAGGCTAAAACACTTAATTCCAACTAA
- a CDS encoding sulfatase translates to MKFTRLSILFSFLLVGLFSCQTQEELNSKRPNIIFIMSDDHAYQAISAYDNRLIETPNIDRIAQMGMLFTQASVTNSICAPSRATILTGKHSHMNGKIDNHFPFDTTNVTFPQLLQRAGYQTAMFGKLHFGNNPKGFDQFKILPGQGSYYNPDFITKNEGNIKVEGYVTDIVTDMTLDWLQNERKAERPFMLMYLHKSPHRPWLMAERHMEEFTRRTFAEPATLFDDYSGRTSPAGEAEMNILTHMGWSGDNKLSPEIIKKLGIADVGGYDSIRYKSEFARFTPSQAENFRKYYGPIEEEFVKNYPSMTDEDKMRWKYQRYMQDYLGTIKAVDENVGRLLDYLEANNLMENTIIVYTSDQGFYLGEHGWYDKRFVYDESFKTPLLVAWPGKTQPGTRSDALVQNLDFAQTFLEAAGVPAPADMQGESLIPLLTGNTEKWTRDAVYYHYYEYPAEHMVNRHYAIVTKEYKLIHYYYVEDQWELIDRVKDPQELKNVYDDPAYAQVRADLHQRLEKLREQYGDNAQISQGYIDKLLEDADNGKVFGVGKERVEQIRERRKLIESKK, encoded by the coding sequence ATGAAGTTTACCCGCCTTTCCATTCTCTTTTCTTTCTTGTTAGTAGGACTTTTTTCCTGTCAAACTCAGGAAGAATTAAATTCCAAACGACCGAATATCATTTTCATAATGTCCGATGATCATGCTTATCAAGCTATTTCGGCTTATGATAATCGACTTATTGAAACCCCCAATATCGATCGGATAGCCCAGATGGGGATGCTATTTACCCAAGCGTCGGTAACCAATTCCATCTGTGCACCTAGCCGAGCTACCATTTTGACGGGTAAGCATTCTCACATGAATGGAAAGATTGATAACCATTTTCCTTTCGATACCACTAACGTGACTTTCCCACAGCTTTTGCAACGGGCAGGTTATCAAACGGCGATGTTTGGGAAATTGCATTTTGGAAACAATCCCAAAGGATTTGACCAGTTTAAGATTTTGCCTGGGCAGGGTTCGTACTACAATCCGGACTTTATCACCAAAAATGAAGGCAATATAAAAGTCGAGGGCTATGTGACCGATATCGTCACCGACATGACGTTGGATTGGCTGCAAAATGAACGAAAAGCCGAGCGGCCATTTATGCTCATGTATTTGCACAAGTCTCCGCACCGACCTTGGCTGATGGCAGAGCGACACATGGAGGAGTTTACCCGGCGGACTTTTGCGGAGCCGGCCACGCTTTTTGACGATTATTCAGGTCGTACTTCACCGGCAGGAGAGGCCGAGATGAACATTCTCACGCACATGGGTTGGTCGGGAGACAATAAGCTGAGCCCCGAGATTATTAAAAAACTGGGCATTGCCGATGTGGGAGGATATGATTCAATTCGGTATAAAAGTGAATTCGCCCGATTTACGCCATCCCAAGCCGAAAATTTTCGAAAATATTATGGTCCGATCGAGGAGGAGTTTGTGAAGAACTATCCTTCGATGACTGATGAAGACAAGATGCGCTGGAAGTACCAGCGCTATATGCAGGACTACCTCGGCACCATCAAAGCCGTAGATGAAAATGTAGGAAGGCTTTTAGATTACTTGGAAGCAAATAACTTGATGGAAAACACGATCATTGTCTATACCTCGGATCAGGGATTTTACCTTGGGGAGCACGGGTGGTATGACAAGCGTTTTGTCTATGACGAAAGCTTCAAAACCCCATTACTGGTAGCTTGGCCCGGAAAAACTCAGCCTGGAACACGCTCTGATGCTTTGGTTCAAAATCTGGATTTCGCTCAGACATTTTTGGAAGCAGCTGGAGTTCCTGCCCCGGCTGATATGCAAGGGGAAAGTCTGATTCCACTTTTGACAGGAAATACCGAGAAGTGGACCAGAGATGCGGTGTATTACCATTACTATGAATACCCAGCCGAACACATGGTCAATCGACACTATGCGATCGTGACCAAAGAATACAAATTGATCCACTATTACTATGTAGAAGATCAATGGGAGCTAATTGATCGCGTCAAGGATCCACAGGAATTGAAAAATGTATACGACGATCCTGCTTATGCTCAAGTAAGAGCGGATCTTCATCAGAGACTGGAAAAGCTTCGTGAACAGTATGGAGACAATGCACAAATCAGCCAAGGATACATCGATAAGCTTTTAGAAGATGCTGACAATGGGAAAGTATTTGGAGTCGGTAAGGAACGAGTAGAGCAAATTCGCGAGCGTAGAAAACTGATAGAATCAAAAAAATAA
- a CDS encoding sulfatase, which translates to MSRLKFLILWVFVLGLIACSETTQNQATPPPNIIFIMSDDHAYQAISAYSNHLIETPNIDRIAKMGMLFTNATVTNSICAPSRATILTGKHSHLNGKIDNDFPFDTTNVTFPQLFQQAGYQTAMFGKLHFGNNPKGFDQFKILPGQGAYYNPDFITKNEGNIKVEGYVTDIITDMTLDWLQNERKADQPFLLFYLHKAPHREWLPAERHIADFAKRTFPEPVTLFDDYSGRGRAAKEAEMNLLKHMNWAGDSKIYPEVMDELGIPDASGWDKGAFQREVGRLNPTQRANWDAVYGPMNEEFKKAFPTMTEKEKMQWRYQRYMQDYLGTIQAVDENVGRVLDYLEDNNLMENTIIVYTSDQGFYLGEHGWFDKRFVYDESFKTPLLVAWPGKVKAGSKTDEMVQNLDFAQTFLDAAGIPAPADMQGESLVPLLTGNTEKWTRDAVYYHYYEYPSVHMVKRHYAIVTKEYKLTHYYFDTDEWELIDRIKDPQELKNVYDDPAFTEIKNELHRKLDGLREKYGDSKELSQSYIDRYLDRLEERQQFGGSNKEVTQKILEDRKNQKQ; encoded by the coding sequence ATGTCCAGATTGAAATTTTTGATTTTATGGGTTTTCGTGCTTGGTTTAATTGCCTGTTCAGAAACAACTCAAAATCAAGCTACCCCTCCGCCCAACATCATCTTTATCATGTCGGATGACCATGCTTATCAGGCTATTTCGGCTTACAGCAATCATTTGATTGAAACTCCAAATATTGATCGGATTGCCAAGATGGGGATGTTGTTTACCAATGCGACGGTGACCAATTCTATTTGTGCACCAAGCCGGGCGACGATTTTGACAGGTAAGCACAGTCATTTAAATGGGAAGATTGACAACGACTTTCCATTCGATACAACCAATGTGACTTTCCCTCAGCTTTTTCAGCAAGCAGGCTATCAGACGGCTATGTTTGGCAAGCTTCACTTTGGCAATAACCCCAAAGGCTTTGATCAATTCAAGATTTTACCGGGTCAAGGCGCTTATTACAATCCCGATTTTATTACCAAAAACGAAGGAAATATCAAGGTCGAAGGTTACGTGACCGATATCATCACAGATATGACCTTGGATTGGTTACAAAACGAGCGCAAAGCGGATCAGCCTTTCTTGCTTTTCTATCTTCATAAAGCACCACATCGTGAATGGCTTCCTGCGGAGCGGCATATTGCAGATTTTGCGAAGCGGACCTTTCCTGAGCCGGTTACCCTTTTTGACGATTATTCCGGTCGGGGTCGAGCGGCCAAAGAGGCCGAGATGAACCTTCTGAAGCACATGAACTGGGCGGGAGATTCCAAAATTTATCCTGAGGTCATGGATGAATTAGGAATTCCAGATGCCTCGGGATGGGACAAAGGAGCTTTTCAGCGAGAGGTAGGTCGCTTAAATCCTACTCAGCGCGCCAATTGGGATGCGGTGTATGGGCCGATGAACGAGGAGTTCAAAAAAGCTTTCCCGACTATGACCGAAAAGGAAAAAATGCAATGGCGCTATCAGCGCTACATGCAGGATTACTTAGGTACGATTCAGGCAGTGGATGAGAATGTGGGTAGGGTTCTCGATTATTTGGAGGACAATAACTTGATGGAAAACACCATCATTGTATACACGTCCGATCAGGGATTTTACCTGGGTGAGCATGGATGGTTTGACAAGCGATTTGTCTATGATGAAAGCTTCAAAACGCCTTTGCTTGTAGCTTGGCCGGGCAAGGTGAAGGCAGGAAGTAAGACCGATGAGATGGTACAAAATCTGGATTTTGCACAGACATTTTTGGATGCGGCAGGAATCCCTGCGCCGGCAGATATGCAGGGAGAAAGTCTGGTTCCACTTCTTACGGGCAATACTGAAAAATGGACTCGGGATGCAGTGTATTACCACTATTACGAGTATCCATCGGTTCACATGGTGAAAAGACATTATGCCATTGTGACCAAAGAATACAAGCTCACACATTACTATTTTGATACCGACGAGTGGGAACTGATCGATCGAATTAAGGATCCTCAGGAACTTAAAAACGTGTACGATGATCCTGCCTTCACCGAAATCAAGAATGAATTGCATCGCAAACTCGATGGCTTAAGGGAAAAATACGGAGACAGTAAGGAGCTTTCGCAAAGCTACATTGATCGCTATTTGGATCGGTTGGAAGAGCGACAGCAGTTTGGTGGATCGAATAAAGAAGTTACCCAGAAAATCCTCGAGGATCGAAAAAATCAAAAGCAATGA